Part of the Zea mays cultivar B73 chromosome 4, Zm-B73-REFERENCE-NAM-5.0, whole genome shotgun sequence genome is shown below.
CATATCACATGATGACATTATAATGGAGTAATTGTTGGATAAAGACATACTTTTTCCTCTCGAGCCCCAAACCTCGTCCTAACGAGATGGAATACACGTTGAGATTTCAAACGAAGAGTGAGGGAGAGAGTATCTGTTTCCTGTTAACATAATTTCTTATTGCCTCTCAATGTTTGTTTCTTTTGGGTTCGTTCAACATTCAACAGGAAGCCTTACACCTGTTCTGTTCAAGACGGCAGGTGTTGGTGTTTCGGTTGCAATAGAGTGATTGGGGAAACTGATCAGCCAGAATTGTTGGTCAACCGATGGGAAGCAATGACCCTAACACACCCTCGAAGGCTTCAAAGGCGTCAGAACAAGTACTTCAAACAGTGATAACACGCTTTTATATTTGATAAATAAATGGCACTGTCAGTGATTAACTGTGCTCCTGTTATTTTCCTTAAGAGACAATGGCCACTTTTTTCCCTACTAGTGCAGTAACCTTAGGGTGTTTACTAGATATAATGACACTTTTTTAATACTCCGTGATTTTGCTGCGGCCAAGTTTGGAAACATGTTGAATAGGTTTTGCATGACATGGATTGATGCTTTGATTATGGATTAATAAAAAAATACAAGTACCGAATTCTGTTTCTATTGTGAAAAAACACACGATGCTTTTATTTCTATTGTGGCAGAAGGAAATATCCAACTAGGCCAAAACATGATGCTTTTGTTTCTTATGTTCCTTACCTCCTTATTTTCAGGATCAACCTCCAGCTACCACCACATCCAGTGGAACAGCTTCAGTGTACCCTGAATGGCCCAGCTTTCAGGTTATTCCATATAAAACATGCCCTTACTAATTAGGAAGGAAACATTTTCCATATACCTTCTATTTTCATCAAGCGATTCTCCTTTCCTTTATGGATTTATCTCTTGTCAAAAATCTTGGTAGGCCTACTCAGCAATTCCACCGCATGCGTTCTTCCCCCCTACCGTTGCTGCAAATCCACAGGCCCATCCATACATGTGGGGGGCTCAGGTGCTTCCTATATCTGAAACTTTGCCCCCAGGGCCCCCCTCTGTTCTCTGCTACAACTGTTAACGTTGATCTGTATTATGTGTTATATATTGCGAGAACATGTGATTTTTCATATGTGATCGAAAGCAATGTCCTTCGATTGCAGCCCATAGTGCCACCTTACGggacaccgccaccaccaccttaTGTGATGTATCCACCTGGAACAGTATATGCCCATCCCTCTACACCTCCTGTATGCACTTTTTATGCCTAACAAATTTGACCTACATGCTAGCTAATGTACACACACACACCCTTTTATCCTTGTTTGGCTGACATATTTTTTTGCATGGTGAGTAAATTACTGGCAGGCCATGCATCCATTTGGCCATTATCCTATGCCAACAAATGGGCATGCTGAAACTCATGTAAGTACTAACTGTGCTATTCCCTTTTGGCCATCACCGTTTCATGTAATCCTGAAATATACCTTTCAGGGAGCTGCGCCAAGCGCTCCGGAAATGAATGGTGCGTCTTTTCCAAGGTGAACAGCTCATTATCAAAGTCAGTTGGAGCAAGGAGATTAAATTAGACTTCTGGTAACAATTTCAGGGAAAAGCGAGCCTGGCAGAACGTCTGCTCCATCCGCCAACGGGATTACCTCGCACAGGTTTTTATTTGTTGGTGTAGGTTACAGATTTTGTGTAATTCGTCCACAACCTAATCACCTCGTACTTTTCTACCTGCAGTGAGAGTGGAAGCGAGAGTGAGAGCGAAGGAAGTGACGACAATTCTCAAAACGTGAGATTGATCTGCAGTGCACAAATCTCTTTAGCGTCGCACCACTTCTTTCAGACTCCTTAACATTTTTTTTCTGTTGCAGGATTCACACTCAAAGGACAATGATGGGAAGGAAGATGGTGGGTATCTGAGGACCTTTCTCTGTTTTTTTCTCTCCAAATGATAAATACCAGTAGAATTGCATGCATGTTTTAATAAGATGATGGCTATGTCCTGTCAATGTGCAGGCAATTCTCAGAACGGCATGTCTTATTCAGGATCGCAAGGAGTGGTAAACCAAACCATGGCGATGCTTCCAATGCAACCGGGTGCAATGGTCGGAGGAGTTCCTAGCTCCACGGCAGCTAACCTGAATATCGGAGTGGACTACTGGGCAGCTCCGGGTTCTGCGGCTGTCCCCGCAGCGCACGGCAAAGCGCCAGCTGGTTCAGCTCGAGGAGACCAATGGGTACAGTCCTAACTTTACAATTGTATGTACCAAAACATTTTATGTAAGTGCTTTTGTATGCACACCAATGCAGGAAAAATACATTCTACTCACCACAGACTGTGTTTGTATCACGTGCAAATTGTTCAGGATGAAAGGGAGCTCAAGAAGCAGAAGCGGAAGCAGTCAAACAGAGAGTCCGCTCGCAGATCCCGGCTGCGCAAACAGGTGCTGTGCAACCCTCGTGCTGACACCCACCCTGCTAGCTGAATTTCATCTTCTAAGAGACCCAAGAGAAATTTCGTCCAACGCTTTCATGGGTCTTGTTCGGTTGTTCCAGGCTGAGTGTGAGGAGCTTGGGCAACGTGCTGAGGCTCTGAGGTCGGAGAACTCGTCGCTGAGGGCCGAGCTCGAGCGGATCAGAAAGGAGTACGAACAGCTACTTTCACAGAACGCTTCCCTAAAGGTATAAATAATTCGTTTGCCAGTCTTGATGCTGTCATTTCACATTATTAGTTCTCAGTTTTTCAGCTACGCTAGATGGCCCGATGCCTTTTTTTCTTCTTCCAGATGTTCATTTTTTTTCCTCTGCAAAACCTGTTGGCCTCAATGTTGGTACGCAGGAAAAGCTGGGGGCTGCCAGTAGTGATTCGCTTCCTGATATGAACGAACAGAACGACGGCGACGGAGACGGCGGCTACAGGAAGCAGCCTGATTCCGATGGCCACCAGCCTGGGAGCGAGTCCTGACCCGTTTTTAGCTCAGGATTCTTTTGGAATGCACATTGCTTATATATTCATTCTCTTGAACGTTGTGGAACGCAGCATAGGAAGGAAATCCAACTTTAATTAGAATCGATTCGCTGTCATCCCTCATGCATGGCCGGAGAGGGGAGAGGGTTCTCTTCTTCCTTGGATGTTGGATACACCGACAGTCACGTGCATGGCAAGAGCAGAAGCTAGCAGCTGCGGCGACTCAGGGCAGCGAGCGTTTGACTGGCTGGGGTGCTTGCTGATATGCTCAACACATGAAGCAGCAGCAGCCTGGAGCGCCAGACATTCCTGACTGAGTGACTGCTCATCACGACCAGAGCCAAATCCAAATGGAAtaaaaaaaacacacacacactaCGTGCAGCAATATCAGCTCTCCTTTTCTTTGTCCATGAAAGGAAAAACAACGTCACGG
Proteins encoded:
- the LOC103654950 gene encoding transcription factor HBP-1a isoform X4; its protein translation is MGSNDPNTPSKASKASEQDQPPATTTSSGTASVYPEWPSFQAMHPFGHYPMPTNGHAETHGAAPSAPEMNGKSEPGRTSAPSANGITSHSESGSESESEGSDDNSQNDSHSKDNDGKEDGNSQNGMSYSGSQGVVNQTMAMLPMQPGAMVGGVPSSTAANLNIGVDYWAAPGSAAVPAAHGKAPAGSARGDQWDERELKKQKRKQSNRESARRSRLRKQAECEELGQRAEALRSENSSLRAELERIRKEYEQLLSQNASLKEKLGAASSDSLPDMNEQNDGDGDGGYRKQPDSDGHQPGSES
- the LOC103654950 gene encoding transcription factor HBP-1a isoform X1, which translates into the protein MGSNDPNTPSKASKASEQDQPPATTTSSGTASVYPEWPSFQAYSAIPPHAFFPPTVAANPQAHPYMWGAQPIVPPYGTPPPPPYVMYPPGTVYAHPSTPPAMHPFGHYPMPTNGHAETHGAAPSAPEMNGKSEPGRTSAPSANGITSHSESGSESESEGSDDNSQNDSHSKDNDGKEDGNSQNGMSYSGSQGVVNQTMAMLPMQPGAMVGGVPSSTAANLNIGVDYWAAPGSAAVPAAHGKAPAGSARGDQWDERELKKQKRKQSNRESARRSRLRKQAECEELGQRAEALRSENSSLRAELERIRKEYEQLLSQNASLKEKLGAASSDSLPDMNEQNDGDGDGGYRKQPDSDGHQPGSES
- the LOC103654950 gene encoding transcription factor HBP-1a isoform X2, with protein sequence MGSNDPNTPSKASKASEQDQPPATTTSSGTASVYPEWPSFQAYSAIPPHAFFPPTVAANPQAHPYMWGAQPIVPPYGTPPPPPYVMYPPGTVYAHPSTPPAMHPFGHYPMPTNGHAETHGAAPSAPEMNGKSEPGRTSAPSANGITSHSESGSESESEGSDDNSQNDSHSKDNDGKEDGSQGVVNQTMAMLPMQPGAMVGGVPSSTAANLNIGVDYWAAPGSAAVPAAHGKAPAGSARGDQWDERELKKQKRKQSNRESARRSRLRKQAECEELGQRAEALRSENSSLRAELERIRKEYEQLLSQNASLKEKLGAASSDSLPDMNEQNDGDGDGGYRKQPDSDGHQPGSES
- the LOC103654950 gene encoding transcription factor HBP-1a isoform X3, giving the protein MAQLSGLLSNSTACVLPPYRCCKSTGPSIHVGGSAHSATLRDTATTTLCDVSTWNSICPSLYTSLNYWQAMHPFGHYPMPTNGHAETHGAAPSAPEMNGKSEPGRTSAPSANGITSHSESGSESESEGSDDNSQNDSHSKDNDGKEDGNSQNGMSYSGSQGVVNQTMAMLPMQPGAMVGGVPSSTAANLNIGVDYWAAPGSAAVPAAHGKAPAGSARGDQWDERELKKQKRKQSNRESARRSRLRKQAECEELGQRAEALRSENSSLRAELERIRKEYEQLLSQNASLKEKLGAASSDSLPDMNEQNDGDGDGGYRKQPDSDGHQPGSES